The following proteins are encoded in a genomic region of Tenacibaculum sp. 190524A05c:
- a CDS encoding sialidase family protein, with protein sequence MKRYLTIILLTLIFFSCQPEYTPRVINKVEIETFKIENSSIRAIVGIDEETVYFAGSNGTLGNTKDAGKTWSIETIPYQDSIQPHFRSMAKTKDGVFALSIANPALLYKINDAKKIVYTENHEKVFYDSMHFFENEKDGIAVGDPTENCPSIIITNDGGNSWTKIPCSELPKFEDGEAFFAASNTNIEILGNTVWIGSGGKKARILKSTDKGKSWEIYTTPVIQGNGPQGIYSIDFYDENTGIVIGGDYSKPEDNCKNKAITSDGGKTWTVIADNENPNYKSCVQFIPGGKGKEIVTVGKTGISYSNDGGNTWKELSKESFYSIQFVNNTTAWLSGNEKIARLKLM encoded by the coding sequence ATGAAACGCTACCTTACAATTATTTTATTAACATTAATTTTCTTTTCATGTCAGCCTGAGTATACCCCTAGAGTAATTAATAAGGTAGAAATAGAGACATTTAAAATTGAAAATTCAAGTATTAGAGCAATTGTAGGTATTGATGAGGAAACCGTATATTTTGCTGGATCTAATGGTACATTAGGAAATACCAAAGACGCGGGTAAAACTTGGAGTATTGAAACCATTCCATATCAAGATTCTATTCAACCTCATTTTAGAAGCATGGCTAAAACAAAGGATGGAGTTTTTGCTTTATCAATTGCTAATCCTGCGCTTCTATATAAGATTAATGATGCTAAAAAGATTGTATATACCGAAAATCATGAAAAAGTTTTTTACGATTCAATGCATTTTTTTGAAAATGAAAAAGACGGTATAGCAGTTGGAGATCCTACAGAAAACTGTCCTTCCATCATAATTACTAACGATGGCGGAAATAGCTGGACTAAAATTCCTTGTTCTGAATTACCAAAATTTGAAGATGGTGAAGCCTTTTTCGCTGCAAGTAATACCAATATTGAAATACTTGGAAATACTGTTTGGATTGGATCAGGAGGAAAAAAAGCAAGAATTTTAAAATCTACTGATAAAGGTAAATCTTGGGAAATTTACACAACACCTGTAATTCAAGGGAATGGACCACAAGGAATCTATTCAATTGACTTTTATGATGAAAATACTGGAATTGTTATTGGAGGCGATTATTCAAAACCAGAAGACAATTGCAAGAACAAAGCTATAACTAGCGATGGTGGTAAAACTTGGACCGTAATTGCGGATAATGAAAATCCTAATTACAAAAGTTGCGTTCAATTTATTCCTGGTGGAAAAGGAAAAGAAATAGTTACTGTAGGGAAAACTGGAATTTCATATTCAAATGATGGTGGAAATACGTGGAAAGAATTATCTAAAGAATCGTTTTATTCTATCCAATTTGTAAACAACACTACTGCATGGCTATCTGGAAATGAGAAAATCGCCAGATTAAAGCTTATGTAA
- a CDS encoding amidohydrolase family protein has protein sequence MKKIVLLFLFCVSVSFSQEYFPTNTGVKTTKNTTVAFTNATIFLSPTKKIKKGTLLIKDGKVLNVGKKVSIPKEAKIVDAKGKFIYPSFIDIYSSFGIAPVKRASGRNRGPQYDANRKGYYWNDHIRPETDPLSSFSFDPKKAKELINSGFGVVNSHLEDGIMQGNGILVALNSDASNAYRVLDQETSNHLSFSKSKKSGQSYPTSRMGAMALIRQAYLDADWYSKGYSKNSDLSLEAINKNKNLPQIFNAGDALNALRADKVGDEFGIQYTILGGGDEFERIQDIKNTNATFIIPINFRKAYDVSNKFLAEVISLRDMRKWNQEPSNPAMLAKNGVNFALTTHKLKSVKEFNKNLQKAIQYGLDKTKALEALTTIPAGILNNNKIGNLNTGSYANFLITSGDLFDSKTTIYENWVQGNKNVINDMSIPNLAGTYMVSVNGKTYNLEISGKGNKQKGEVKLGDKKLKSTFSFKNDWIQLAINDQGKYLRLAGTVVNDSNGMSGTGTDHYGNDVTWNASKQIKKSKSKKDAKKKADNKSPKLVAVTYPNVGLGNSFKPISQTILIKNATVWTSENDEVLTNTDVLVKDGKISKIGKNLSAGKAKVIDGTGKYLTAGIIDEHSHIATSAVNEAGHNSTAEVTIEDVVDPDDINIYRNIAGGVTSIQVLHGSANPIGGRSAIIKLKWGENAANMIYNNSPKFIKFALGENVKQSNWGDRQTIRFPQTRMGVEQVFIDYFQRAKEYDAKKKSGQPYRKDIELEAIAEIINKERFISCHSYVQSEINMLMKVAEQFNFNVNTFTHILEGYKVADKMKEHGAGGSTFADWWAYKYEVNDAIPYNSAIMHRQGVTVAINSDDAEMSRRLNQEAAKTVKYGGLTEQEAWRTVTINPAKLLHLDDRTGSIKVGKDADLVLWSENPLSVYSKAEKTIIDGAIYFDIEKDLQKRKDIKAEKAKLIEMMLKEKIGGAPTQVPSKKHKILFHCDTE, from the coding sequence ATGAAAAAAATAGTACTACTATTTCTCTTCTGTGTATCCGTTAGTTTTTCGCAAGAATACTTTCCCACAAATACAGGAGTGAAAACCACAAAAAACACTACTGTTGCTTTTACCAATGCAACTATTTTTTTAAGCCCTACTAAAAAAATCAAAAAAGGTACTTTACTAATTAAAGATGGAAAAGTTCTAAATGTTGGTAAAAAAGTGAGCATACCTAAAGAGGCAAAAATAGTCGATGCGAAAGGAAAGTTTATCTATCCTTCATTTATTGATATTTATTCAAGTTTTGGAATTGCTCCGGTAAAAAGAGCATCAGGTAGAAACAGAGGTCCGCAATACGATGCAAATAGAAAAGGTTATTATTGGAACGATCACATTCGACCTGAAACAGATCCTTTATCTTCTTTTTCGTTTGATCCTAAAAAAGCAAAAGAACTCATCAATTCTGGATTTGGAGTGGTAAACTCTCATTTAGAAGACGGAATTATGCAAGGTAATGGGATATTAGTAGCTTTAAATTCTGATGCTTCTAATGCTTACCGAGTTTTAGATCAAGAAACATCTAATCATTTATCATTTTCAAAAAGTAAAAAATCTGGACAATCCTACCCGACTTCTCGTATGGGAGCTATGGCATTAATCAGACAAGCTTATTTGGATGCAGATTGGTACTCAAAAGGTTATTCAAAAAACTCTGATTTATCTTTAGAGGCAATTAATAAAAACAAAAACTTACCTCAAATTTTTAATGCTGGTGATGCCTTAAATGCACTTAGAGCAGATAAAGTTGGAGATGAATTTGGAATTCAATACACAATCTTAGGTGGTGGTGATGAATTTGAAAGAATTCAAGATATCAAAAACACTAATGCTACTTTTATTATTCCAATAAACTTTAGAAAAGCATATGATGTTAGCAATAAATTTTTAGCTGAAGTAATTTCATTACGTGATATGCGTAAATGGAATCAAGAGCCTTCTAACCCAGCAATGCTTGCTAAAAACGGAGTGAATTTCGCATTAACAACACACAAATTGAAATCAGTTAAGGAGTTTAATAAAAATCTTCAAAAAGCGATCCAATATGGGTTGGATAAAACTAAAGCTCTAGAAGCTTTAACTACTATACCTGCTGGAATTTTAAATAACAATAAAATTGGAAATTTAAATACTGGAAGTTATGCTAACTTTTTAATCACTTCTGGTGATCTATTTGATTCTAAAACTACCATATACGAAAACTGGGTTCAAGGAAACAAAAACGTAATAAACGATATGAGCATCCCGAACTTAGCTGGAACTTATATGGTAAGCGTTAATGGAAAAACATATAACTTAGAAATCTCAGGTAAAGGAAATAAACAAAAAGGTGAAGTTAAATTAGGAGATAAAAAACTAAAATCTACTTTCTCTTTTAAAAATGATTGGATTCAATTAGCCATTAATGATCAAGGTAAATATTTACGTTTAGCTGGAACTGTTGTTAATGATTCAAATGGAATGAGCGGAACTGGAACAGATCATTATGGAAATGATGTTACTTGGAATGCTTCAAAACAGATTAAAAAGTCGAAAAGTAAAAAAGACGCTAAGAAAAAAGCAGATAATAAATCTCCTAAATTAGTTGCAGTTACCTACCCGAATGTAGGTTTAGGAAACTCATTCAAGCCTATATCGCAAACAATTTTAATCAAAAATGCAACTGTTTGGACAAGTGAAAATGATGAAGTACTTACCAACACAGATGTTTTAGTAAAAGATGGAAAAATCAGTAAAATCGGTAAAAATTTATCTGCTGGAAAGGCTAAAGTTATTGATGGAACAGGGAAATACTTAACAGCTGGTATAATTGATGAACACTCACATATTGCAACTTCTGCAGTAAACGAAGCTGGACATAATTCAACAGCTGAAGTTACTATAGAAGACGTTGTTGATCCAGATGATATTAATATTTACAGAAATATTGCTGGAGGAGTTACTTCGATTCAAGTTTTACACGGTTCTGCAAACCCAATTGGTGGTAGATCTGCTATTATCAAATTAAAATGGGGAGAAAATGCAGCAAACATGATTTACAATAATTCTCCGAAATTCATAAAGTTTGCGTTAGGAGAAAATGTTAAGCAATCAAATTGGGGAGATCGTCAAACTATTCGTTTCCCACAAACTCGTATGGGAGTTGAGCAAGTTTTTATTGACTATTTCCAAAGAGCAAAAGAATATGATGCTAAAAAGAAAAGTGGTCAACCTTATCGTAAAGACATTGAATTAGAAGCAATTGCTGAAATCATAAATAAAGAACGTTTTATTTCTTGTCACTCTTACGTACAATCAGAAATAAACATGTTAATGAAAGTTGCTGAGCAATTCAACTTTAATGTAAATACGTTTACACACATTTTAGAAGGATATAAAGTTGCTGATAAAATGAAAGAACATGGTGCTGGAGGATCAACTTTTGCAGATTGGTGGGCATACAAGTATGAGGTTAATGATGCGATTCCATATAACTCTGCTATAATGCACAGACAAGGTGTTACGGTTGCTATTAATTCTGATGATGCTGAAATGTCTAGAAGATTAAATCAGGAGGCAGCTAAAACAGTTAAATATGGTGGATTAACTGAGCAAGAAGCTTGGAGAACCGTAACTATTAATCCTGCTAAATTATTACACTTAGATGATAGAACTGGTAGCATAAAAGTTGGTAAAGATGCGGATTTAGTATTATGGAGTGAAAATCCTTTATCGGTATATAGTAAAGCTGAAAAGACAATTATAGATGGAGCGATTTATTTTGATATTGAAAAAGATTTACAGAAACGTAAAGATATCAAAGCAGAAAAAGCAAAATTAATTGAAATGATGTTGAAAGAAAAGATTGGTGGAGCTCCAACGCAAGTACCATCTAAAAAACATAAGATTTTATTCCATTGTGATACTGAATAA
- a CDS encoding amidohydrolase family protein, with product MKKQFIYILLSFLFIGNLSAQQTPAPKQSKKIAIVGATAHIGDGNVIENSLIEFSNGKITFIGKASDKTPEGEVMNYNGKHIYPGFIAANTSLGLAEIDAVRATRDFDEVGGYLPHIRSIIAYNAESKVVESMRPNGVLMAQVAPRGGTISGTSTIVQFDAWNWEDAILKLDDGIHINWPSSFSRGRWWLGEDPALKPNKNYSKAVDRITSYIERAKKYLFGNRSPKDLPFEAMDKLINGNQKLFVHVTGEKPITDVINNCKKLGIKNLVLVNAEGAEKVTDLIKSNNVSVILRRSHRLPNSEDDDYDLPYRMAKILSEKGIVVALGMEGEMERMNTRNLPFYAGTYAAYGLGKEEAVKLITSNAAKILGVDDKVGTLSVGKDATLFVSEGDALDMRTNIILNAFIQGRKISLETHQTKLWKRYANKYKNQ from the coding sequence ATGAAAAAACAATTTATATACATATTGCTAAGTTTCTTATTCATAGGAAATCTTAGTGCACAACAAACTCCCGCTCCAAAGCAATCTAAAAAGATTGCAATTGTTGGTGCTACTGCTCATATAGGAGATGGAAATGTAATTGAGAATTCTTTAATTGAATTTTCCAATGGTAAAATAACATTCATAGGAAAAGCTTCGGATAAAACTCCTGAAGGTGAAGTTATGAATTACAATGGTAAACATATTTATCCTGGCTTTATTGCTGCAAATACTTCTTTAGGATTGGCAGAAATTGACGCGGTAAGGGCTACGAGAGATTTTGATGAAGTTGGAGGATATTTACCTCATATACGAAGTATTATAGCCTATAATGCAGAAAGTAAAGTTGTAGAATCTATGAGACCAAATGGTGTTTTAATGGCGCAAGTTGCACCAAGAGGTGGAACTATTTCAGGAACATCTACAATTGTTCAATTCGATGCTTGGAATTGGGAAGATGCTATTTTAAAATTAGATGATGGAATACACATTAATTGGCCTTCAAGTTTTTCTAGAGGTCGTTGGTGGTTAGGAGAAGATCCAGCATTGAAACCAAATAAGAACTATTCAAAAGCAGTTGATAGAATAACTTCTTATATCGAACGTGCAAAAAAGTATTTGTTTGGAAATAGAAGTCCTAAGGATTTGCCATTTGAAGCAATGGATAAACTAATAAACGGAAATCAAAAACTATTTGTTCACGTAACTGGAGAAAAACCTATTACTGATGTGATAAATAACTGTAAAAAATTAGGAATAAAAAACTTAGTACTTGTTAATGCTGAAGGCGCAGAAAAAGTAACTGATTTAATTAAAAGTAATAACGTTAGTGTAATTCTTAGAAGATCACACCGTTTACCGAATAGTGAAGATGATGATTATGATTTGCCGTATAGAATGGCAAAAATTCTATCTGAAAAAGGAATTGTTGTTGCATTAGGTATGGAAGGAGAAATGGAAAGAATGAATACTCGAAATCTTCCTTTTTATGCAGGAACTTATGCTGCTTATGGATTAGGTAAAGAAGAAGCTGTTAAATTAATCACATCTAATGCCGCTAAAATTTTAGGAGTTGATGATAAAGTAGGAACCTTATCAGTTGGGAAAGATGCAACGCTTTTCGTATCTGAAGGAGATGCCTTAGATATGAGAACAAATATCATTTTAAACGCTTTTATACAAGGAAGAAAAATTAGCTTAGAAACGCACCAAACCAAACTTTGGAAGCGCTATGCGAACAAGTATAAAAATCAATAA
- a CDS encoding RNA methyltransferase, whose amino-acid sequence MKNISSIQNSYIKELIKLQEKSRERKKKKLFIVEGKREISLILKSNYKIKTVLCVDESIEANQDILSALSKEVDTIEITKEVYHKLAYRESTEGIIAVVETIDFSLSNLKFRTENPLVVIMEGIEKPGNIGAMLRTADAANVDAVLIANPKTDMFNPNIIRSSVGCIFTNQIATDSSENIIKFLKEKNINIYSATLQNSNEYFKEDYTKASAIVVGTEATGLTEIWRQGATQNINIPMQGEIDSMNVSVACAIVIFEAKRQRNFIN is encoded by the coding sequence ATGAAGAATATATCTAGCATTCAAAATTCGTATATAAAAGAGCTTATCAAGCTTCAAGAAAAGTCAAGAGAACGTAAGAAGAAAAAACTTTTTATTGTTGAAGGAAAAAGAGAGATTTCTTTAATCTTAAAAAGTAATTATAAAATCAAAACCGTTTTATGTGTTGATGAATCTATTGAAGCGAATCAAGATATTTTATCTGCTTTATCAAAAGAAGTAGATACAATTGAAATTACGAAAGAAGTATATCATAAGCTAGCTTACAGAGAAAGTACAGAAGGAATTATTGCTGTTGTTGAAACTATAGATTTTTCCTTGTCTAATTTAAAATTCAGAACTGAAAATCCATTAGTTGTGATAATGGAAGGAATTGAAAAACCTGGAAACATCGGTGCAATGCTGAGAACTGCAGATGCAGCAAATGTAGATGCCGTACTTATTGCAAACCCTAAAACAGATATGTTTAATCCAAACATTATTCGATCTAGTGTAGGGTGTATTTTTACAAATCAGATAGCTACAGACTCCTCTGAAAATATTATCAAATTCTTAAAAGAAAAGAATATCAATATTTACAGTGCTACACTTCAAAATTCAAACGAATATTTTAAAGAAGATTATACTAAAGCTAGTGCAATTGTCGTTGGTACAGAAGCCACAGGATTAACTGAAATTTGGCGACAGGGAGCAACTCAAAATATTAATATTCCTATGCAAGGAGAAATTGATTCTATGAATGTTTCTGTTGCTTGCGCCATAGTAATCTTTGAAGCTAAACGACAACGTAACTTTATAAACTAA